In the genome of Acidobacteriota bacterium, the window CACGTCACTTATCTTGCCGAAGAACCCTCGCAACCGCCTCGATAACCTCGGCCGAAGGGAGCATTCCCGTCTTTACCGCTCCAAGCGAATAATCGTCCAGTATCGGCATTATCTGCCGCTCGACCACCTCACCCGATTGATTTTCCGAACCGAAAACGCCTTGCGTGTTCTGATATGTGAGCGAGGTCACCGCCGCTGCCGGAAAGCACCCGAACGCGGCAAATGCCCGGACATCGGCTAGAATCCCCGCCCCGCCTGAAGGGTCAAGCCCGGCGATGCTCAAACAGACTTTCTGAAGTTCTTTCATTGAATTATCACTTCGCCCGAGCCGCAAACTCTCTGATCCTTTCCGGTGTGCTCAAAGCTCGAATCGCGGCAACTCCGCCGCTCCGGTCGCCAATACCCGCTCGAGATCGTTCAATCGATATTCCGCCAAGAGCGATCACCGGGAAACCTTCGAATTTCTCAACGGCTGCTCGAAGCCTCTCAATCCCCTTCGGTTCGCCTTTTCCCGGCGACGCGAAAACGGGGCCGAATGTCGCAAAGTCCGCCCCGTCGTTCTGTGCCCCCAAGAGTTCGTCTTCGTTGTGGCAAGAAACGCCG includes:
- a CDS encoding bifunctional hydroxymethylpyrimidine kinase/phosphomethylpyrimidine kinase, producing the protein MKELQKVCLSIAGLDPSGGAGILADVRAFAAFGCFPAAAVTSLTYQNTQGVFGSENQSGEVVERQIMPILDDYSLGAVKTGMLPSAEVIEAVARVLRQDK
- a CDS encoding thiamine phosphate synthase — its product is MASSLPGYERMRLPLRSPALGFFQIREKRLSAKLLFELTRVVVSATKGSGLGVIVNGRPDIAIAAGAAGVHLPANGLPADAVRRSFGPEILIGVSCHNEDELLGAQNDGADFATFGPVFASPGKGEPKGIERLRAAVEKFEGFPVIALGGISIERSRAGIGDRSGGVAAIRALSTPERIREFAARAK